Proteins from one Flammeovirgaceae bacterium genomic window:
- a CDS encoding IS30 family transposase — MSNYKQLGQGQRYVIDRLLRQGKSQKEIADVLGYNKSTISRELKRNTPKRGRGAKLYDPEKAQMKTEGRHRGKNKHTTFTDGMRRQIVEQLTIEKWSPELISQIGRQHDPGFVSHETIYQWIWDMKHGRKREDRPYQHLYKDLRHGRRRRKRGNYHDNRGCIANRVSIEKRPVIVEKRKRIGDVEVDLMLGKNHRPGLLVITDRASLKTSLVKITTKASKPIARSIIRKMKPCGQWLKTFTYDNDLAFALHTVVNEALKTKSFFTHPYTSQEKGTVENRIGILRRFFPKKTDFALVTKKQVRDVEKMINERPVRKFNYQTPNAVFLQKLKVALIT, encoded by the coding sequence ATGTCAAATTATAAACAACTTGGTCAAGGGCAAAGGTATGTAATTGACCGCCTACTTAGGCAAGGAAAAAGCCAGAAAGAAATAGCCGATGTGCTGGGGTACAACAAATCCACCATTAGCCGTGAACTTAAGCGCAATACTCCCAAACGGGGCAGGGGCGCAAAATTGTATGACCCTGAAAAGGCCCAAATGAAGACCGAAGGCAGGCACCGGGGCAAGAACAAGCACACCACCTTCACCGATGGGATGCGCAGGCAGATCGTGGAACAATTGACCATTGAAAAATGGAGCCCGGAATTGATTTCACAAATCGGCCGCCAGCACGATCCGGGTTTTGTCAGCCATGAAACCATCTACCAATGGATATGGGACATGAAGCATGGCCGTAAGCGGGAAGACCGGCCCTACCAGCACCTGTACAAAGACTTGAGGCATGGGCGCAGGAGGAGAAAACGCGGAAACTACCATGATAACAGGGGTTGTATAGCAAACCGTGTTTCAATTGAAAAGCGGCCTGTCATTGTGGAAAAGCGTAAACGGATCGGTGATGTGGAAGTGGACTTAATGCTGGGCAAGAACCACCGACCTGGACTGTTGGTCATTACCGACCGGGCTTCCTTAAAGACATCGTTGGTCAAAATAACCACCAAGGCATCCAAGCCAATTGCCCGGTCAATCATTCGCAAAATGAAACCATGTGGCCAATGGCTGAAGACCTTTACCTATGACAACGACCTTGCCTTTGCTTTGCACACAGTGGTGAACGAAGCACTGAAAACCAAGTCGTTCTTTACCCATCCGTACACGTCACAGGAAAAAGGGACCGTGGAAAACCGTATTGGTATATTGCGTAGGTTCTTCCCTAAGAAAACGGATTTTGCCTTGGTGACCAAAAAACAGGTGCGGGACGTGGAAAAAATGATCAATGAAAGACCTGTGAGAAAATTTAATTATCAAACCCCAAATGCCGTATTTTTACAAAAACTAAAAGTTGCACTTATTACTTGA